The nucleotide window tgtatgatttataagccttttgaaaagtggggacatgggcaatgtcctcataagtcaccctctccttgtaatacctatgtcatacccatgttattacaccaatttgtgtcctgatatgtcacaaaaacaaggtacacacacacacacacacacacacacacacacacacacacacacacacacacacacacacacacacacacacacacacacacacacacacacacacacaaacacaccagcTCCAAAGCAAAAACATTCCCACAGTGCACTTACTTCAACATGGCTGACAGATTAGAAAACTCGGAGATAGTTTACAtaattctaaaacattttttagctTTACGATAAACAGTAATTCAAAAAAACTGAtaagatttaaatttaaataaaaataaaataaaaataaaaataaaaggttcTCTCAGCATAGTTAATGACTGTGAAAGCATGTTTTGAACTACATTTTGAATAACTTTTGTGCCACTGAGCTTAAATTTAACTCAGGGAATCTGGAGGATTGCATGACAGTCATCTCTAATTGAACACAGTATAGTTTTATGACCTCACACAGGACCTCATTCAAATTGAATTTCAAGGTACTCCACTGTGAACCCTGAATATTAGCTGTGAAAGTCTAATTTGCCTCAGTTCGCCTTCATTTTTAGCATGATAATGCATTAATACAGGATGGGTCCATTTAAGACCTTCCACAAAAGAACAGTACTCGTTGTGAAGTCTTGCCAATCCAGTCATGTTCGCAATCTTTTCCTATGTGGTGCAATGAAATCAGGATTAAAATATATGTAACCTTGATGATGCAAGAGTTGGAAACAATGCGATACTGAAGGTAAACTCTAGAGCTGGTGCACTGTGGAAAATCATTGCatcatatatatattcatttaaaagTTCCCAGAATAGCTACAAAGAACATTTATTAACATAATATTGTATGATTTGATTCAATTTTACTCAAGATATATTCAGTTAAGCAGACATAATAAACATGTTTGGCAATTATTACAGtttgtatttataataattacaGGATAATATATGTACGTTGTAATAGATCAATATAAATTGAATGAATTAGCTAGCTTAATGTGTCTTGCTGCCGAAAATGTGTGTAGAAAAATACTATACCGTCATCACGTCACTATAGGGGTCTCATCAGCATGATTGGGCACAGATAGTTAGCTGTGTCGAATTATGAACAGGCCAGATTGTGAACCGTGTTCAAATGGAAATGCATCTGTCTGCTCGGACAGGTTCGGACCTGCTCGGACCTGCTCGGAAAGGTTTTGCTTTTCCAGTGTGGTCAAGCACATGTCATTTGTGATGTAGGAAGATCTTTACGTTTGCAGTCAAGGAATCCATGCACATTTCTGATTGGCTGAGTAGTGCATTCAAGTTAAAGTCTTTGTTCAGCTAGCCTAAGAAAAGCATTGtgaaaaatattgtgaaatggcATTTTAAGTCCAGTACAACAAGGGGAAAAAATTTAATTACCTAAAGGTATAGTACACCAATAAATGAATATTTGCTGAAaatatactcaccctcaggccattcaagattgTCCCTTCATCGGAACATattttgctcaccagtggatcctctgtagtgaatgggtgccttcAAAAAAgtgagttcaaacagctgataaaaacatgacaataatacacaagtaatccacacaactctacTTAATCAGTTAacgtcttgtgaagcaaaaaataCTGCATGTTCATTATTGTTAAGACATTTTTCATGTCAAAACGTTGTTTTAGGCCTCCATAattttgctttctccagtgaaaatgatcttgtctaaatcaggagaaaaatatgcacagatcaagcaacgTATACACTGTTACAAGCGAAAATAGATCTAAACAAAAATTTCAGTGGAATGTGGATGTTAAGAGGACAACAGGAGGAAGGAGTATTATTATAGATAATACTCAGATTTTTGCAAGAAGTGGTGGTTATAGTTAAAACGGCTTAAagaagacctattatgcccctttttacaatatgtaatataagtcccaggtgtccccagaatgtatctgtaaagtttcagctcaaaagacccacagatcatttattatataattttgaaaatgcctatgttgagtggaagcagaaacacactgttttcctGAAAATGAGCTGCGCgccacccccttttccagaatcagcctgtgcctttacagctcattcGTCAGATATTCTgtcaaaaaaacatctgtttggttttgattatctattgcactgaaatcatgcattttagagccatattagtttaatcttctaataaaggcttttctgagcgcacacatctgaagcacatgcacagaaagtagctgtcacacggcatgtgtaCTAAAAGGAAAAAACGTgtagccaagtatggtgacccatacttctGCATTTGACTCATCcaagtccacacacacacacacacacacacacacacacacacacacacacacacacacagagggcagccatattgctattgctgcaTCGCCTGAGAAGCAGTTGGGGGTTTAGTGCCATTTTCAAGGGACTCACttcagttgtggtattgagggtggagagagcgctgtacattcactccccccacctacaattccTACCGGACCTGaaactcgaacctgcaaccttcgggttacaagttcGACTctttaaccattaggccatgccCCCGGTACTAAACTGTCTTtatcttctctttcatgtcttattgcacttaaattgTCAGatatacacacaagtttatgttaaaaggTAAATAACTGGGAAAGAAATTGAAATAAATGTttgtattagatctgtgtggtataggctacagtaaaaaaaatcaagaaatccactgctcttttgtctcctctgaggctgggactctaaatagggTTGTGTggtcatctgtgcagccaacgacggaacagttagcatgctttgctcaaacttatGCCacggcgttagaactggtacactaaTGTTGTTTGCGAAAACGAAATTGTGGCGCCGTGGGTcaaaacgtgcagattaaggggaggttatattataataagatcaCCTTACTATGTCACGGATGAAGTGAAATCTGAGTGGCTCGGTTTTTCACAAGCTGGCAGAGGCTTACTataacaaagttactgggttgtcctttttcacattttctgggttggtaaaaGCACCGGGGACCCAATTATAGCACTACATggaaaacatggaaaaagtcagattaaATTTCTCCatatctgttctgatgaagaagcaacaatcatctacattttggatggtcTGAGAATGAGTAAACCGCCAGCAAATtttattttcgggtgaactattcttttgaATAACATACACAGAAACTAGCTTACACACTTTTCCTATTTATTCTCAGGACAAGAGAGGTATGGCAACATGACACGTGTGTACTACCGAGAGGCCGTAGGCGCGCTGGTGGTTTTTGACATGACCCGTGCCTCCACCTTCCAAGCTGTGTTGAAATGGAAAAAAGATCTTGATTCTAAAGTTGCCCTTGGCAATGGCCGTCCCCTACCAGCTGTCCTGCTGGCCAACAAGTCTGACCAACAGAGACATGGTTTGTGTTCCAAACTGCCCAAACTCGACAATTTCTCAAAGGACCAGGGTTTTGTGGGGTGGTATGAGACATCTGCGAAGGTACTGATTTTAggctatatatattataatattaccctAGCTAGTACCTTGGTGCCTGATTGAAAAgacatatttattcatattattccTTCTTATTTTTAACAGGACAACACAAACATTGACGCAGCCATCATGTGTCTTGTAGAAAATATAATGGCTGTTGATGCAGAGGATGTTCCTGTGGAATCAGACCCCAGTGTACTGATCCTCCCTGCTTTTGATTATAACCTAAAAGAGCGCAGTGACTCTAGATGTTCAGTCTGCACAACATTCCATTCCGGCAGAAAACCCCACAGTGAATTATAGAGTGAGATGATGAAAAGAACACAGAACAGAGTGGGAAAGAAAAATatagagagaaaaagagaaaacGGTCACACCCTTTGTTGGGCCTTCAGACTGTGCTGAAGTAAGCCTTTGTGGGTAAGACAAGACCATGAAGCCTTAACACTTATATGCACTTACATTTACACATGCCAAAAACAACAATGTCATCAATAAAACATGCAGCGTTTACAAAGAGTTTTCTCTGATAAATACTTAATGTTATAGACTCACAACTAAATAAGGCTCTTGTGGTTATACTGCAGCAGAAGAGCAGCGTGTGCACATTTGCCTCAACTTTGTCTGTTAAAGCCTCTGACTTAAAGTCTGCATCCTAAAAATGTGTGCATTCATTTGTGATTGCGTAGGGGTGTGCTATTTTAAACGCAGTCTACAGCAAGCTTGTACACTCAACTGATACTTGAGGCTCTAAAAACACAGTCCATTATTGCTTATCAACTTGggataaatttagaattttacaTGAGATTCTGAGCATTTCAGCTTGTCTGATCCAACTTTAGTGCTTTCATTAGACACATAATAGCTGATACAGataagtaaaatatatatttattttgtatatactgtatgttttATATCAAGGATCAAGGATGATGTAAGATCTTGAAATGATAGTGAATTAAGTAGTCATGTGTCAGCCAGCATACAAAATGAATTCCATTAGTGTGAATAATCAGCAGTGGATTCACACAGTCAAGTGTAATGTGTGTGCGTACgtacaaatgcaaaaaaattaaagcaTTAACATCAGACAAGTAATTGTGCAGAAGTGTCTCGGCTGACACCGAGGAGGTGCGTGCCTAGTGTTTAAATGTGTCACTGGATGTTTGAGTGTTTTTTATGTCATGACCCATATGCTTACTGTCTGCTCACAGCTGTAATTTTTCACTGTCTGTTTACCATATCTGTTTTGTCTGACTTGCAGAGGTTTTTCTTCAGCCCATGCTCTGGTGCCCATAATTTATGGATCCCCACATCTCTCTTACTTAATAGGCTTCACTTTTTGACATTATTTGAAGAAGCGTTTTGGACTGTGTTGCTCTATCTCTATAATTGCATGTATCTTCTAGCTACAATTTAACATCTCACAGTACAGTAatcatataaacatttttttctctctgcTTGTAGGACTGCTTTTGTCCTCTTTGCCATGTAAGAGTCTGCCACATGAAGCATGTCTAACAGTGACCTTTAAGCCTTCTTTTTATTCAGCAGATATGATGATGAATAATTTTATGGCAATTTATATGTGACAGTTAAATATTCCCACCAAAAAGAAATAGCCTTTTGTGTCACTCATGAATGTACGTGTGTGCAATTGACTAATGAAAAGCTTTAACCaacctttgtttttattttaagttcCCCGGCCTTGCTGTATTAGCAAATATGCAACTTTTGATATAataactacataaaaaataatatttttgttattttaatggacataatattaaaaatacttgAAATTATTTCCCATGATTATGCATAAATCCTGTTACCATCATAATTCCCTTTTAATAACATTATGTACATTTCTTTAAGTAGTTTATGGGCCATTCTcaagaattggtgcaaactgctgttccacaaaaaacaacaacaacacacatTTAAAGAGCATTTAAGAATTCAAATCTGtcatctattgaaacccacaataatattaaaatatcagtaagcttaatatatatacaaTCAGCATTTATTGGGTACTTATACTTATCTATTgggtatatactgtatatttaaagtccccctgaaatcaaaattaaagtttttttggtttttagtatgaatatattagccttaagattatctataagctagtgtgctttaaaacaatgacaaaattcgtcacttccgccaatatgaatcaacgattttgatgacatcaccgtgcacttcagtttctcatcaaacgttctgtccaatcaaatgctctctagagtccgtagtgtcccgccccctacacagagacgcaataacaTGGAGCAGATCATgtgctcatatgtgcgatcggaaTGTAtcaaactacacagcctcagcatgattatgattactattttgttttagcaagagtttcatattgaatctgtggggtaatttattagtctgtagcTGTCATAAGctcacaaatgcggctttaccgagcttaacggctctggcccgagcagataatTAAGGTCCACTGGAGtgccttgaaacatgcagcgttattctatgtggtgacgtacttttaactgaaacaaaaacatatcgctaagccccgcccacttattttgaatagccaatagcgttccatttatatctaagttttgaatgctcttatcttgtaaacgcgaattttgtcgttgttttgaagcacactagcttatagataatcttaaggctaatatattcatacttaaagccaaaaaaactttaattttgatttcagggggactttaaggctCAAAAGTAGTACCTAAAATGGCCACTACTATAACAGTCAACAGGTTTTAGTTGTGACATCATTGTTTTTTTgaggtgttattccataaaatttagttttaatgtgtgtacaactgttcagaggTTTGTTAGCTAACCATGAGCTGGGCATCTTTGAGCTGGGCTCAGAAGTATGACCTAAACATGTCATGATTGATTTGGTAGTGAAAAAGGGAACACTTATTCCTTTATTTGGGTGAAAGAAACTAAATTTGAgctatcaactaagatgttataatAGTGTTTAGTTCgttgtatattcaaactaataaattCTTAACTTTGAAGTCAGTATGATCAActatgccttttacaaagaaagattggatttcaaaatacaacaaatctcataaatcacacttgaaatattgttaatattgttaaaattgtaattgttattgatttacctttaaaaactgaaataaaatagaaaaatatttatatgtatttacgAGATGTAAACCAGATCTTAATAGGTCAaaataacccttcttattaaactaggcctatatatattactgtgttaagtagtgacaaatttagggagaggaaaaatattccaaaactttctgaatatacaatatgagaattaactgcaccaTTACTATAAATgtataccttggatattatacaatttgcattcaTATAAAAATTTTGGACTTACCAAGACTTACCATGATTTTGAAGAGCAAACTGATGAATGAAAACTGGTTAT belongs to Garra rufa chromosome 3, GarRuf1.0, whole genome shotgun sequence and includes:
- the LOC141332129 gene encoding ras-related protein Rab-38, which codes for MQQERLLKVLVIGDLGVGKTSIIKRYVHQIFSQHYRATIGVDFALKVLNWDHQTVIRLQLWDIAGQERYGNMTRVYYREAVGALVVFDMTRASTFQAVLKWKKDLDSKVALGNGRPLPAVLLANKSDQQRHGLCSKLPKLDNFSKDQGFVGWYETSAKDNTNIDAAIMCLVENIMAVDAEDVPVESDPSVLILPAFDYNLKERSDSRCSVCTTFHSGRKPHSEL